In Lolium rigidum isolate FL_2022 chromosome 7, APGP_CSIRO_Lrig_0.1, whole genome shotgun sequence, the DNA window GCTACCCCACACAATAAAATAGGAAGTAATACATGAACGGATTATTCAAAAAAATTAACTTATTCCTTCATGTATGAATTTTTGGCATGACCAGATTTTTTTTGCATGAACGGATTTTTGGCATGAACAAAAAAAATCATACCTTGAACAAAAAAACAAACCATGAACATATTATTGGCCAAAACTGGATTAGCTACcccagaaaataaaaataaaaaataagacaTGAACGAATTATTCAAAAAACATGAACTTATTCTGCCAATGAATGGATTCTTCGCATGAACGGAtaattcttttattttttgcataAAAAATGTCGTAAGTTGCTATTTTTGTGTAAAAGTTTAGTCAAACATGAATGAACTATTTTGCATGAACAAATTCCTaccttaaaaaataaaaaatacatgaacggattcttggctTGAACGGGTTCttggcatgaacggattcttggcatgaacggatTTTTGACATGAACGGATTATTCAAAAACATTAACCCTATCATGAACGGTTTTTGGCATGAACGGATTTTTGGCATGAACGGATTTTTGACATGAACGAAAAATCCTACCTTGAAGAAAAAATCCTACCTTGAACAGATTATTCAAAAAACATTAAATTACTCCTGTCATGAACGGGTTTTTGGCATGAATGGATTTTAGCATTAACCAAAAATCCTACCTTGAACAAAAAAACAACCATGGACGGATTATGGGCAAAACCAAATTAGCTACCTCAGACAATAAACAAAGAAGTAGTACATGAACGGATTATGGGAAAAAACTGAATTTACAGGACATCTGCGTTACTGCATTATTCAAAAACATTAACTTATTCCCCCTATCATGAACGGATTTTTGGCATGAATGGATTTTTGGCATCAACGGATTTTTTGCATGAACGGAAAATCCTACCTTGAACAAAAAATCAACCATGAAACGGATTTTTGTCAAAAAACCAAATTAACTAcccaaagaaaaaaaagtaaGACATGAACGGAGTATTCAAAAAACATTAACTTATTCCTGTCATCAACGGGTTTTTGGCATGAACGGATTTTAGCATTAACCAAAAATCCTAccttgaacaaaaaaaaaaaccatgaacAGATTATGGGCAAAACCGAATTAGCTACCCCAGACAATAAAAAAAAGTAATACATGAACGGATTATGGGCGAAAACCGAATTTACAGGACATCTGCGTTACTGCGTTATTCAAAAACATTAACTTATTTCCCCTATCATGAACGGATTTTGGCATGAACGGATTTTTTGCATTAACGGATTTTTGCATGAACGGAAAATCCTACCTTGAACAAAAAATCAACCAAGAAACGGATTTTTGTCAAAAAACCGAATTAACTacccaaaataaaaaataaaaagtaagacATGAACGGAGTATTCAAAAACATTAACTTATTCCTATCATGAACGGGTTTTTGGCATGAACGGATTTTGGCACTAACCAAAAATCCTACgttaaacaaaaaaaacaaccatgaACGGATTGTGGGCAAAAAACCGAATTAGCTACCTCAGAGAATAAAAAAACAAGTAATTCATGAACGGATTATGGGCAAAACCGAATTTACATGACATCTGCGTTACTCAAAAACATTAACTTATTCCCTATCATGAACGGATTTTTGGCATGAACGGATTTTTTGcatgaacaaaaaaaaagaaaatagctACCCCAGAAAATAAAATTCTCATTCCTTATGTGTGACATTCTTGGAATACTGTAATTTATTTGCTCAGCATTGACGCCAAAATCCAAAAAGTCCATGTACACAACCTGCAAACAcagacaaaaataaaagaaaaatagtTAAAAGCTCCTTGAGGGACAGCGGCATTTTTTATTTTATCTATTAAAAAGGAATACCCAAAAAAAGGAAATGCAACACTTACTGCCAACAAAGGTAAGCAACCGCCAATCCAAAGCATCCCGTTGAAATCACTTCCATCTTTGAAAACCTTAGCTTTCCAAGCATCAACCTCATTCCACAGGTGGTTGAGGCACAAGGTTCCCAAGTCAAGATTCCTCACTTCAGCAATGTCGCTGTCCTTCAAGGAGTACAGATATTTCGGGTTCACGAAATTGTAGGTTGAAGGGCAAAGGACTGTGGTGATGAATAACAGCTGATAAAAACAACCTCCTCGTTAGCACCATGCAGGACAGATTGTACATTTGCCAGTAATCTGCTTCTTCCCTAGAAGGTACTGGGCATGCATCCCCTCAACTTCACTGACGATGTCAGGATATATACTCTCCATTACAAAAGGCTTGCTTCCAGAAGGAAAACCAAAGACCTTGTCAACAATATCCTTGGTGAAGTGTATGATCTTCTTCTTGTGCTGCAAAAACTTTGCTACACCATGTGAAGTGTGGCCAGCAAGCCACTGTAGGAGATTCATAGGAACCATAAGGTGATTAGGGAGCTTTAGCAGAT includes these proteins:
- the LOC124671847 gene encoding uncharacterized protein LOC124671847, with product MPILCPSTYNFVNPKYLYSLKDSDIAEVRNLDLGTLCLNHLWNEVDAWKAKVFKDGSDFNGMLWIGGCLPLLAVVYMDFLDFGVNAEQINYSIPRMSHIRNENFIFWDVM